In a genomic window of Streptomyces pristinaespiralis:
- a CDS encoding DUF3068 domain-containing protein: MRSRAGLVLVALAVFLAALSPLLRWYAFPRLAKVPAGQYQEMVLEAKPATLLDYGTLQAKKVEKVTIVQTLKGNVEESERIERTAGRDIVVWDSLSYIQGPDGATVSQIPERYIFDAHTQEPVHATGESVDGDAVRREGIEFKWPFLTEKRDYVYFDAQARTSAPIHYKGTRQFRGLEVYYFEQTIPWTKVPYPKKMPIPGIDASTLEKQTGTTRWYTTKRMFWVEPVTGAPVNGEEIHREELRGGSLLGGRDKVTAFAGHVKMRPDYVDSTVELVTSQRRMVLLMTSYLPWGFLVTGAGLLALALWREARSRRPDPADVAAAVEPLRV, from the coding sequence ATGCGCAGCAGAGCCGGCCTCGTCCTCGTCGCCCTCGCCGTCTTCCTTGCCGCGCTCTCCCCACTGCTGCGCTGGTACGCCTTCCCACGGCTCGCCAAGGTGCCCGCCGGCCAGTACCAGGAGATGGTCCTCGAGGCGAAGCCCGCGACGCTCCTCGACTACGGCACCCTTCAGGCGAAGAAGGTCGAGAAGGTCACCATCGTGCAGACCCTCAAGGGCAACGTGGAGGAGTCGGAGCGGATCGAACGGACCGCCGGCCGCGACATCGTCGTCTGGGACTCCCTCTCCTACATCCAGGGGCCCGACGGCGCGACGGTGTCGCAGATCCCCGAGCGGTACATCTTCGACGCGCACACCCAGGAGCCGGTGCACGCCACCGGCGAGTCCGTCGACGGCGACGCGGTGAGGCGCGAGGGCATCGAGTTCAAGTGGCCGTTCCTCACCGAGAAGCGGGACTACGTGTACTTCGACGCCCAGGCACGGACATCCGCCCCCATCCACTACAAGGGCACCCGCCAGTTCCGTGGTCTGGAGGTCTACTACTTCGAGCAGACCATCCCTTGGACCAAGGTGCCGTACCCGAAGAAGATGCCGATCCCCGGAATCGACGCGAGCACGTTGGAGAAGCAGACCGGTACCACCCGCTGGTACACCACCAAGCGCATGTTCTGGGTGGAGCCTGTCACCGGAGCGCCCGTCAACGGCGAGGAGATCCACCGGGAAGAACTGCGCGGCGGCTCCCTGCTCGGCGGGCGCGACAAGGTCACCGCCTTCGCCGGGCATGTGAAGATGCGCCCCGACTACGTCGACTCCACGGTCGAACTGGTCACCTCCCAGCGCCGTATGGTCCTGCTCATGACCTCCTACCTCCCGTGGGGGTTCCTCGTCACCGGCGCCGGCCTGCTGGCGCTCGCCCTCTGGCGGGAGGCCCGCAGCCGCCGCCCCGACCCCGCGGACGTGGCGGCCGCGGTGGAACCGCTCAGGGTTTGA
- the hrpB gene encoding ATP-dependent helicase HrpB yields MIRNDAIDRLPVRHAVDELLGALDERGTAVLCAPPGTGKTTLVPLVLAETGAKVVVAEPRRIAARAAARRMAWLLGEKVGGRVGFTVRGERVVGPETVVEVVTTGVLLQRLQRDQELAGVDAVMLDECHERHLDADTVAAFLLDVRDTLRPELRLLAASATTDAEGWARLLGDAPVVRAEGVAHPVEVVWAPPFRPVRPPHGMRVDPALLTHVASVVRRALEEREGDVLCFLPGVGEIGRVAGQLAGVDAEVLQVHGRAPAAVQDAVLSGGDTRRVILATSVAESSLTVPGVRVVVDSGLAREPRTDHARGLSALTTVRASQASGRQRAGRAGREGPGTVYRCWTEAEDTRLPRFPAPEIKVADLTAFALHVACWGDPEAAGLALLDAPPPGAMAAARSVLAAIGAVDASGRATGRGARMSRLGVHPRLARALLDGSAQVGARRAAEVVALLSDEPPREYGDDLAGAWRAARRGNDAYGARWRAETRRLESSLGGGTGHRAGPSGDDAVAGLVAALAFPERVARRRGDGAYLMASGTGGLLDAGSALRDAPWLAVAVADRPATAVSARIRLAAVLDEDGARGAASHLLSRSEDVHWEDGDVVARRVERLGAVELSVRPLSAPDSGLVRQALLEGLRREGLGLLHWTREAHGLRERLAFLHRVLDRPWPDVSDAELLERADEWLEPELSRARRRADLGRVQAGQALQRLLPWATGDAARLDELAPERIEVPSGSRIRVEYGGEQPVLAVKLQELFGLRETPEVAGVPVVVHLLSPAGRPAAVTADLASFWREGYRAVRAELRGRYPKHPWPEDPATAEPTRHTKARLRP; encoded by the coding sequence GTGATCCGAAACGACGCAATCGACCGCCTTCCCGTCCGCCATGCCGTCGACGAGCTGCTCGGCGCGCTCGACGAGCGCGGCACGGCCGTGCTGTGCGCTCCGCCCGGCACTGGCAAGACCACGCTGGTGCCGCTGGTCCTCGCCGAGACCGGCGCCAAGGTCGTGGTCGCGGAGCCCCGCCGGATAGCGGCGCGCGCGGCGGCGCGGCGGATGGCGTGGCTCCTCGGCGAGAAGGTGGGCGGCCGGGTGGGCTTCACCGTCCGCGGCGAGCGCGTGGTCGGGCCGGAGACGGTCGTGGAGGTGGTCACCACCGGCGTGCTGCTTCAGCGGCTCCAGCGCGACCAGGAGCTGGCCGGTGTCGACGCGGTGATGCTCGACGAGTGTCACGAGCGCCATCTCGACGCCGACACGGTCGCCGCCTTCCTGCTGGATGTCCGGGACACGCTGCGCCCGGAGCTGCGGCTGCTGGCGGCCTCCGCGACGACGGACGCCGAAGGATGGGCGCGGCTCCTCGGTGACGCGCCGGTGGTGCGGGCCGAGGGCGTCGCGCACCCCGTCGAGGTCGTCTGGGCGCCTCCGTTCCGTCCGGTGCGGCCGCCGCACGGGATGCGGGTCGATCCCGCGCTGCTGACGCACGTGGCTTCGGTGGTGCGCAGGGCGCTCGAGGAACGCGAGGGGGACGTGCTCTGCTTCCTGCCGGGCGTGGGTGAGATCGGCCGGGTGGCGGGGCAGCTCGCGGGGGTGGACGCGGAAGTCCTTCAGGTGCACGGCCGGGCCCCGGCCGCCGTGCAGGACGCGGTGCTCTCGGGCGGCGACACCCGCCGGGTGATCCTTGCGACGTCGGTCGCCGAATCGTCACTGACGGTGCCGGGGGTGCGCGTCGTCGTCGACTCCGGTCTGGCGCGTGAGCCGCGCACCGACCACGCGCGCGGCCTGAGTGCCCTCACGACCGTGCGGGCTTCGCAGGCGTCGGGACGGCAGCGGGCGGGCAGGGCCGGCCGCGAGGGACCCGGCACGGTGTACCGCTGCTGGACGGAGGCGGAGGACACCCGCCTCCCGCGTTTCCCCGCCCCGGAGATCAAGGTCGCGGATCTGACGGCGTTCGCGCTGCATGTGGCGTGCTGGGGCGACCCGGAAGCCGCCGGCCTGGCGCTGCTGGACGCTCCTCCGCCGGGCGCGATGGCCGCCGCGCGCTCGGTGCTGGCCGCGATCGGCGCGGTCGACGCGTCGGGCAGGGCCACCGGCCGTGGCGCCCGGATGTCGCGCCTGGGCGTCCACCCGCGGCTGGCCCGCGCGCTCCTCGACGGCTCCGCTCAGGTGGGGGCCCGGCGCGCAGCCGAGGTGGTGGCTCTGCTGAGCGACGAACCGCCACGGGAGTACGGGGACGACCTGGCGGGCGCCTGGCGCGCGGCCCGGCGTGGCAACGACGCGTACGGGGCGCGGTGGCGTGCGGAGACCCGGCGGCTGGAGTCGTCACTCGGCGGCGGCACGGGGCACCGGGCAGGGCCGTCCGGCGACGACGCCGTCGCGGGGCTGGTCGCCGCGCTCGCGTTCCCGGAGCGGGTGGCGCGGCGGCGGGGCGACGGGGCGTATCTGATGGCTTCCGGGACCGGAGGCCTGCTCGACGCGGGGTCGGCGCTGCGCGACGCGCCCTGGCTGGCGGTCGCCGTCGCCGACCGCCCCGCCACCGCCGTGTCCGCACGGATCAGGCTCGCCGCCGTACTCGACGAGGACGGCGCCCGCGGGGCCGCGTCCCATCTCCTGTCCCGCAGCGAGGACGTCCACTGGGAGGACGGTGACGTCGTGGCCCGGCGCGTGGAGCGGCTGGGCGCGGTCGAGCTGTCCGTACGCCCCTTGAGCGCGCCGGACTCCGGGCTCGTACGGCAGGCGCTGCTGGAGGGGCTGCGCCGGGAAGGGCTCGGGCTGCTGCACTGGACGCGTGAGGCACACGGACTGCGCGAGCGGCTCGCGTTTCTGCACAGGGTGCTGGACCGGCCGTGGCCGGACGTGTCGGACGCCGAACTGCTCGAACGGGCCGACGAGTGGCTGGAGCCGGAGCTGTCCCGCGCCCGGCGGCGGGCCGACCTGGGCCGCGTCCAGGCCGGTCAGGCGTTGCAGCGGCTGCTGCCGTGGGCGACCGGCGACGCGGCCAGGCTGGACGAGCTCGCGCCGGAGCGGATCGAGGTGCCGAGCGGCTCCCGGATACGGGTGGAGTACGGCGGGGAGCAGCCGGTGCTCGCGGTGAAACTCCAGGAGCTGTTCGGTCTGCGCGAGACACCGGAGGTCGCCGGCGTCCCCGTGGTGGTGCATCTCCTCTCCCCCGCGGGCAGACCGGCGGCGGTCACGGCGGATCTGGCCTCGTTCTGGCGTGAGGGTTACCGGGCGGTGCGGGCGGAGCTGCGCGGCCGGTATCCGAAGCACCCCTGGCCCGAGGACCCGGCGACGGCGGAACCGACGCGGCACACGAAGGCACGGCTCAGACCCTGA
- a CDS encoding class I SAM-dependent methyltransferase, whose protein sequence is MSQDFEPEATRRSTGDAESSRASRGWWDRNADEYQSEHGTFLGDDRFVWGPEGLDEADAALLGPAGSLKGLDVLEIGAGAAQCSRWLAAQGARPVALDLSHRQLQHALRIGGDVPLVEADAGVLPFRDGSFDLACSAYGAVPFVADPVRVFREVRRVLRPGGRWVFSVTHPIRWAFPDEPGPEGLSVAASYFDRTPYVEQDEEGRAVYVEHHRTLGDRVRDVVAGGFRLIDLVEPEWPAWNSQEWGGWSPLRGNLIPGTAIFVCERD, encoded by the coding sequence ATGAGCCAAGATTTTGAACCGGAAGCGACCCGCCGTAGCACCGGGGATGCGGAGAGCAGCCGGGCGAGCCGCGGCTGGTGGGACCGGAACGCCGACGAGTACCAGAGCGAGCACGGCACGTTCCTCGGCGACGACCGGTTCGTATGGGGACCCGAAGGGCTCGACGAGGCGGATGCGGCGCTGCTCGGTCCCGCCGGTTCCCTGAAGGGACTCGACGTCCTCGAGATCGGCGCCGGCGCCGCCCAGTGCTCACGCTGGCTCGCCGCGCAGGGCGCCCGGCCTGTGGCGCTCGACCTCTCGCACCGCCAGCTCCAGCACGCGCTGCGCATCGGAGGGGACGTGCCGCTGGTGGAGGCGGACGCGGGCGTGCTGCCGTTCCGGGACGGCTCGTTCGACCTGGCGTGCTCCGCCTACGGGGCGGTTCCGTTCGTCGCCGACCCGGTGCGGGTGTTCCGTGAGGTCCGGCGGGTGCTGCGGCCCGGTGGGCGGTGGGTCTTCTCCGTCACCCACCCGATCCGCTGGGCGTTCCCGGACGAGCCGGGGCCGGAGGGTCTGTCGGTGGCCGCGTCGTACTTCGACCGCACCCCTTACGTGGAGCAGGACGAGGAGGGCCGCGCGGTCTACGTGGAACACCACAGGACCCTCGGCGACCGGGTGCGGGACGTGGTGGCCGGCGGCTTCCGGCTGATCGACCTGGTCGAGCCGGAGTGGCCCGCCTGGAACAGCCAGGAGTGGGGCGGCTGGTCCCCGCTGCGCGGCAACCTGATCCCGGGAACGGCGATCTTCGTCTGCGAGCGGGACTGA
- the rpsA gene encoding 30S ribosomal protein S1, with the protein MTSSTETTATTPQVAVNDIGNEEAFLAAIDETIKYFNDGDIVDGVIVKVDRDEVLLDIGYKTEGVIPSRELSIKHDVDPNEVVKVGDEIEALVLQKEDKEGRLILSKKRAQYERAWGTIEKIKEEDGIVTGTVIEVVKGGLILDIGLRGFLPASLVEMRRVRDLQPYVGKELEAKIIELDKNRNNVVLSRRAWLEQTQSEVRQTFLTTLQKGQVRSGVVSSIVNFGAFVDLGGVDGLVHVSELSWKHIDHPSEVVEVGQEVTVEVLDVDMDRERVSLSLKATQEDPWQQFARTHQIGQVVPGKVTKLVPFGAFVRVDEGIEGLVHISELAERHVEIPEQVVQVNDEIFVKVIDIDLERRRISLSLKQANESFGADPASVEFDPTLYGMAASYDDQGNYIYPEGFDPETNDWLPGFESQREAWETQYAEAQQRFEQHQAQVIKSREADEAAAAEGGTAAPAGAPAGASGGSYSSESDDNSGALASDEALAALREKLAGGQS; encoded by the coding sequence ATGACGAGCAGCACCGAGACCACCGCCACCACCCCGCAGGTTGCGGTCAACGACATCGGTAACGAGGAAGCCTTCCTCGCCGCGATCGACGAGACGATCAAGTACTTCAACGACGGCGACATCGTCGACGGCGTCATCGTGAAGGTCGACCGGGACGAGGTCCTGCTCGACATCGGTTACAAGACCGAAGGTGTCATCCCGAGCCGCGAGCTCTCGATCAAGCACGACGTCGACCCGAACGAGGTCGTCAAGGTCGGCGACGAGATCGAGGCCCTTGTCCTTCAGAAGGAGGACAAGGAAGGCCGCCTGATCCTCTCGAAGAAGCGCGCCCAGTACGAGCGTGCCTGGGGCACCATCGAGAAGATCAAGGAAGAGGACGGCATCGTCACCGGCACCGTCATCGAGGTTGTCAAGGGTGGTCTCATCCTCGACATCGGCCTCCGTGGCTTCCTGCCGGCCTCCCTCGTCGAGATGCGCCGTGTCCGCGACCTCCAGCCCTACGTGGGCAAGGAGCTCGAGGCGAAGATCATCGAGCTGGACAAGAACCGCAACAACGTGGTCCTGTCCCGCCGCGCCTGGCTCGAGCAGACCCAGTCCGAGGTGCGCCAGACGTTCCTCACCACCCTGCAGAAGGGCCAGGTCCGCTCCGGCGTCGTCTCCTCGATCGTCAACTTCGGTGCGTTCGTGGACCTGGGCGGCGTCGACGGTCTCGTCCACGTCTCCGAGCTGTCCTGGAAGCACATCGACCACCCGTCCGAGGTTGTCGAGGTCGGCCAGGAAGTCACCGTCGAGGTTCTCGACGTCGACATGGACCGCGAGCGTGTCTCCCTGTCGCTGAAGGCGACGCAGGAGGACCCGTGGCAGCAGTTCGCCCGGACCCACCAGATCGGTCAGGTCGTCCCGGGTAAGGTCACCAAGCTCGTTCCGTTCGGTGCGTTCGTCCGCGTCGACGAGGGCATCGAGGGTCTGGTCCACATCTCCGAGCTGGCCGAGCGCCACGTGGAGATCCCGGAGCAGGTCGTCCAGGTCAACGACGAGATCTTCGTCAAGGTCATCGACATCGACCTCGAGCGCCGCCGCATCAGCCTCTCGCTGAAGCAGGCCAACGAGTCCTTCGGTGCCGACCCGGCCTCGGTCGAGTTCGACCCGACCCTGTACGGCATGGCCGCGTCGTACGACGACCAGGGCAACTACATCTACCCCGAGGGCTTCGACCCGGAGACCAACGACTGGCTGCCGGGCTTCGAGTCCCAGCGCGAGGCGTGGGAGACGCAGTACGCCGAGGCGCAGCAGCGCTTCGAGCAGCACCAGGCCCAGGTCATCAAGTCCCGCGAGGCCGACGAGGCCGCCGCTGCCGAGGGTGGCACCGCTGCCCCGGCCGGCGCCCCCGCGGGTGCCTCCGGCGGTTCGTACTCCTCGGAGTCGGACGACAACTCCGGCGCCCTGGCGTCGGACGAGGCGCTTGCCGCCCTGCGCGAGAAGCTGGCCGGCGGCCAGAGCTGA
- a CDS encoding right-handed parallel beta-helix repeat-containing protein, translating into MRTKKLLPSLAAALLATGGLSLLATPADAASVIDVDTATELKAALTAARPGDTIQLADGTYTGNFKTTVDGTSGSRITLTGSSRAVLKADGGYGLHLNGASYWTVKGITVTGGQKGIMTDTADGVVIDSVTVHGLDMEGVHFRNSSRDGVIKNSRIYDTGNDGRGMGEGVYVGSAGGTSDRSDNAQILNNTIGPDVGGEAVDIKEGTTGAKIVGNTFDGRGLTGANYDDSWVDVKGNNVLVENNTGRNTTNNGYETHTQQSGWGCGTVFRGNDSDLRGATGSKQLAINVTNQSSSCRTTVHGSNTVTGGNGLTNIAITP; encoded by the coding sequence ATGCGCACCAAGAAACTGCTCCCCTCCTTAGCCGCCGCCCTGCTCGCGACCGGCGGGTTGTCCCTGCTGGCCACCCCGGCCGACGCCGCGTCGGTCATCGACGTGGACACCGCGACCGAGCTGAAGGCCGCCCTCACGGCTGCCCGCCCCGGTGACACGATCCAGCTCGCCGACGGTACGTACACCGGCAACTTCAAGACCACCGTGGACGGGACGTCCGGCTCCCGCATCACGCTGACAGGCTCGTCTCGAGCCGTGCTCAAGGCGGACGGCGGCTACGGACTCCACCTCAACGGCGCCTCCTACTGGACCGTCAAGGGCATCACGGTCACCGGCGGGCAGAAGGGCATCATGACGGACACCGCCGACGGTGTCGTCATCGACTCGGTCACCGTCCACGGCCTCGACATGGAAGGCGTCCACTTCCGCAACTCCAGTCGTGACGGCGTCATCAAGAACTCGCGCATCTACGACACCGGCAACGACGGCAGGGGCATGGGCGAGGGCGTGTACGTCGGTTCGGCCGGCGGCACCTCCGACCGGAGCGACAACGCACAGATCCTGAACAACACCATCGGCCCGGACGTCGGCGGCGAAGCCGTCGACATCAAGGAGGGCACGACCGGCGCGAAGATCGTCGGAAACACCTTCGACGGTCGCGGCCTGACCGGCGCGAACTACGACGACTCATGGGTCGACGTGAAGGGCAACAACGTCCTGGTGGAGAACAACACGGGCAGGAACACGACGAACAACGGCTACGAGACCCACACCCAGCAGAGCGGCTGGGGCTGCGGCACCGTGTTCCGCGGCAACGATTCCGATCTGCGCGGAGCGACCGGCTCCAAGCAGCTCGCGATCAACGTCACCAACCAGAGTTCGAGCTGCCGCACCACCGTCCACGGGAGCAACACCGTGACCGGAGGCAACGGTCTGACCAACATCGCGATCACGCCGTAG